From one Anabas testudineus chromosome 18, fAnaTes1.2, whole genome shotgun sequence genomic stretch:
- the LOC113168509 gene encoding butyrophilin subfamily 2 member A2-like codes for MFRLPNKSMSTNRDVAIIYVLLLQFVGVSVKLKLICSHQPIIALAGDDVILPCHLEPATNATFSKVVWTKPGLDPKYIHVHQHGPMLYSQNPSYSNRTRLFVNELAHGNISLKIFGVNISDTGQYWCFLPPIQAEVPVQLIVGSVSTPVIKVISNTSETLVLGCESKGWYPEPELLWLDTEGKILSAGPTETVGGPDDLYTVSSRVTVEKRHSNNITCRVQQRNINQTRETQIHVSDDFIMVPTTVHRHWAGSLAVIIVFIIFSLFIIVFFLKSVIKRGDT; via the exons tttctgtgaaATTAAAGCTGATTTGTTCACACCAACCAATCATTGCCCTGGCTGGAGATGATGTCATTCTACCATGTCATCTTGAACCTGCCACCAATGCCACGTTCTCAAAAGTGGTGTGGACAAAACCTGGCTTAGACCCAAAGTATATTCATGTACACCAACATGGGCCGATGCTGTATAGTCAAAATCCATCTTATTCTAATCGCACAAGACTGTTTGTGAATGAACTTGCACATGGAAACATCTCTTTGAAAATCTTTGGAGTAAACATTTCTGACACAGGACAATACTGGTGCTTTCTTCCCCCAATACAGGCAGAAGTTCCTGTTCAACTTATTGTTG GTTCAGTCTCTACACCTGTCATTAAGGTTATTTCAAATACTAGTGAAACACTGGTTTTAGGctgtgagtctaaaggctggtatccagagcctgagctgttgtggctagacactgagggaaagatcctctctgctggacctacagagacagtcggaggtcctgatgacctctatactgtgagcagcagagtgactgttgagaagagacacagcaacaacatcacctgtagagtccaacagagaaacatcaatcagaccagagagacacagatacatgtttCAG ATGACTTCATCATGGTCCCCACTACAGTTCATCGTCATTGGGCTGGTTCATTGGCcgtcattattgtttttattattttttcattatttattattgtttttttcctaaaatCTGTAATTAAACGGGGAGATACctaa